Genomic window (Pristis pectinata isolate sPriPec2 chromosome 28, sPriPec2.1.pri, whole genome shotgun sequence):
GCCTCCTTTCTCTTATGGACTTGACCACTGGCAATACTGCTGAACATTTCTAAGTACATTTGTATCACTTTTCAGCCATGTTTCTTTATCTCCTTCTGTACTCATTTTCTACTGTACCTTCGAGAAAATTATTCTCCTGGTTACAAATGAACTTTCAAATTCCTAATTGTTGTTGGCCTTCCATTTGCCATATTTCTGAAGCTGCTTAACTATAGCCTCACTTGTACCTGTCCTTGTCTCCCCTTTACGATCCTATTCTGATCACAATTAATAATGATCTAGATGTGTACATGAAGGTGAAAGGAAAGGATAAGTAGACAGGATTACATGAGGGCTGGGAGGAGGAACTGTGTACACTCATCACCACAGTTCAGTTGATGTGAAGGATCTGTTTTTGTCCTGTAAACATGACCTAACTTCATGCAGATCCCACAGGAAAGGGTTTCCGCTTCCTTCCCTCACAGATATGAATGAATTTGTATTCTGAGAGCTAATTGGCTTAGCTATCCACTGGTAGAGCTGGCCAAACCATAGAGTACTGGGGGGTCTGCTCTCCTCCATCGAAGCAGTTCACTGCTCTTGGGTCACTGTAGAATGTAAAGGGTGAACCCCAATAAAGAAAAACCCACACTACCAAATGTCTCCTGaatcccatctccccacccctttaTCATCAACTGGGCTCCACACACCCCTTCCCTAATTTATGTTCCATCCACCCTTTCACTCTCTCCAACCTAGACTGTGCACAACTAACCTGATTTCCACTAATCTGCTGACCAAACTTCTCTTCCTGGCCCTCATGCCATCTGATGCTGTCACAGTTCTACTTACCTCTCCTTTTTAAAATACCTGTCATTAACACCCTCCTCAAAAATCCATCTCAGCCTCTTCATATTTATAAACTATTACCTCATCTTTACTCTCTCCAAAGTCCTTAACCTTGTTGTCATTTGCCATTCTATTCTGTAAAAGCACTAAACAAAGTCATGAATGATAATTTCTGTGACTGTGATCATGGTGAACCCTCCTTTCTCACCCTCATTGCCTTGGATATAACGCACCATACCCTCTTCATAGTGATTCTCCATACTTGATTCCAGTTTTATCATGAAATCAAACTTTCCTATAATTGGAGAAGGCATGAGGTACCCAGAAATCCAACCTCCTTTCTATCAGCCTCCTGCAAGCATAATCCAAAGATAGACTGTCAGCTTCGACATACTGACAACTATTCAGTTTTATCTTAGCACTAGTTGTCTTAATCTCTCCACTGTCTCTGTGCTGCCAGACTTACTATTGGTCATTGAGTTGCTACTATCTTTGATAAGAAATGAGGGATACTGCAAATTATATACTCTTGCCTTTAATTCCATATCTCTTCATAGGTACCACCAAAAGTCTGCTATGACTTTAGCATCCTATTTAAGCCAGATTTGTACTTCTAATCCAATATAATTTTCATCAAAAAGACATCTTCCATCTTCACTTAATTTGGCTCATCCCTGGTTGTCAAAGAGCTTATCTAATGCCACTTCCATCTCAAAATCCAACGATTCAAATACTCTTCTGGCCAACTCCCATCCTGTTCTCTGGAAGTACCTCGTCAGCTTTAGACTGATTCTCACTTTCACTACAGTCCCCACTCTTGTTCTGACTGACCTAAACTGACTCTCCATCTTCCACTACAATTTCAAATACTTTTGTCATATTTTAATTGCCCCTTGGTGTAACGGTCCCTCTGTTTGTAACCTCCTCCAAACCTTAACAATCCACCTCCCACCCTGAAATCCCCATACTGGCTTCTCTGCAACCTCCTTCTCTTTGCCTCTTCATGGACAATGGTGCCTTTGCCCAATCAAATTCTATCATCACTAAACTCTTCTGATTCTCCACCAATCTATGATTATTTTCATAGACCTTCTCAAACATCTTCTGATATTCCATCCAACAGATGGCACTTTAAGTTAATTATAActctgtgaagcatcttgggaccTTATTCTAATGTTAAATGAGTGAGAGAACATAAAATAGATAAGGAATGTATCAGGCTTGGTGTTAATGcattaatgtttaaaagactgatATTAATTCTCCAGGTGTATGAATACTAAAAAGTAACTAAAGATATCTGACTGTGTTAGCTATAACACAGCGGGCAGCTTGGTGTCTGGGAATCCAAAGGAGCTAACTGTTAGTGTACCTTAGTGCTGTCAGTCCATCTAAAACAGATAGGAAATAACTAATATAACAAAACTGATGCTAAAATGCTATCAGCttaacctctaccacctcctaaGACGtcaaaacaatgaaataatgtcAGCATTATCCAGAGTGACTGGAACATATACTGTATGTTTAAATGCCATCTGAATAACAATTTGTGCACTTGGATCTCCTCATGTGTCTGTGTAAATTAGTGGCAGAAACAAAACAACTCTGTCACCAACAGTCCGAGCATTGCCAGCCACACAGGTCTCCTATTTTGATGGCATGGATTTATCCTGGAACACTCTCCCCCAAGTGATTAGATCCTTGTGGTATCTTAAGCAGGTGGTTATTCTTCAGCTGTGGATCACTGTGGTCAGTTTCAGGTGGGTAACTGACAGAGAAAGGGTATCATAAGAGTTGTTCTCaatgctctgtttttctctcccgaGACTAGGCCACTGAGTGCTTTTAACAATGTACTGCTGTCACCAACCAACTCCAGGCTTACCTGCTCATTGATTGCACTCGGTAGAATAGCAGGGAATCCCTCAAATAGACATAAAAATGATTTCACTGATAGCTGAAATTATGTCCCAAagtcattattttctttttaagacAATATAATGCAAGGTCTTTTACTTTACATCTGAAAGCAATTTGGTGAGTTCTGTTTTAATGTGACAATTAGAAGACAAAATTGCAGGTAAGCTGCTTAAAGCGCTGATCTCTCCCCCTAAGTATTTTATTTGCTCCCCACTCCCACAGACCGCACAGCTGCACTTCTGGATCCCTCGGGCCAATGCAGGTGGGACAGCCAAAATTCCAACAGCACCGTCTCAGACACAACTCTGCTTTCTGTACCTGTGCCAGACACGTCTGGTGCTTGCCAAGGAAAATCCAGGCAAAAGGTTTTCAAAACATGCAAATGCGGGGACCAGTTTGAGAACACAAGGTGAGGTGAATCGGTACGTTATTGAACCAACTACCATCAGTTTGTAAAAACAAGACAAGAAGCAACTTTGCACTGACCTGTCCCTACTGCGCCTTGAAGGGAAAGCTGCGTTACAACCTCCAACCGTGCACATGTGCATCTCCTTTAGATGCACATTTTTGTAATGCAATTTAACACTGTAAGAACTTTTAAACACCTTCTTGCAGACATAGCAATAGTTAGGATTAGAAGTACCCTGATTATCCCCCTTATCGGTATCTGGCTGTGGACATGTGCAGCCATTCACTGTTGGGCTGTCAAAGCACAGTGATCTGGCCCTCTGCTGCATTAACGCCCTGCCGAAGTCTCCATTGATCAGCCTGTGCTGCACTTCTTTATAATTGTTCATCAGCAGGTCTGCCTGCAACCAACCTTCTGATTTGGATAACAAATTCTCGCCAGTGTCCGTTTCACTCTCCCTTTGCTCGTCCCCAAAGGATGAAATTATTACAGTTTTTGCTTTCACATAAGCATCACCGTTCTCCAAGTGGTGTGGATCACTGCCTGATTTTCCATTGGAATTTGCTCGGGCATCAGCGGTCATCATATCttgctgttgcactttggggtcCTGTTCCTCCATGTCAGACAAATAACTTGCACCACTTTCTGTTCTTTCCATGTCATATTTCATGTTCTTGAACTCGTTATCACTTCTAAGTTGTGCAGCCATATCACAGTTAGAAACTCCACTCTCAGAATCCTCCAGTTCCTCCATTGTTTCTTTCTCAATTTTGACAGGCATGCTGGATTTTCGGGATTTCTTTTTTGGCACAGGATCTGCTATTCGCTCTCTTGTTGTAAACTGCTCTTGGATTGAAGGAGCTGCATTCGGTAAAGATGGGAGTACTGCTTGAGGAATGGTGAGTTCGGCTGGTGTTACCAGACTGCGATAGAAGGGAAGAACTGGTTGCACTGTCTTCAGGTTCTGAAAGGCTGCGCCATGCCCAGCACTCGCAATACTAATCTGAGCATTACTCTGAACATTTGACTCTGCACGGGGGTTATCAAATCCTGTGAGAGAACGGGTATCAGTGCCAGAACAGTTGCTGGCATCAAGTCTTTTATCATTGACTTGGATAACCGTTGCCAAAGAACAATTTCTTAGATCCTTGTCACGATTATTTTTCATGGTTGGCATGTGAAGCCTGGGATTGGGGTTCGAACTGTGGCGATTGCGACTTCGCAGAGAACTAAAAACCATATTACAACCTTCAACAGTGCACTTATGTTTAATTTTCAGATGAACGGCATTGTAATGAATCTTCAATGTGCCTTTATCATAAAAGGTCTTCTCACATGCACTGCAGTAAACTCGCCCCTTGGTCGTTAGGTTGCCTGGTTTTTCCATGGACTTGACTCTGGTGGTATGAGAGGGCAGTTGTGCTTGTTCAAACTCCTGGTTTGGTGTTACACTCAGCGAAGGGGATGTCACAACGCTAGAGTCATTGGTGGAGTCATTCTTCAGGTCTAGGTTAATCTTATCTTGGGAATTCTGGCTGTTTTCTTCAGTACTCTGAAACGAATCAGCACCAGTACTTATAAGAAAACTCTTGCTGATAGGAATTGGAATTTCTTGCTTGGTTTCCCTTGGTCTCTCTGGAGACTGATCCAGGAGGAAACTATTGGGAGATGTCCCTAATAGAGGCATTGGAATAGGATTAAAAAATTGGAAGGGCAACATAAAAGCCAGGTTGTTCACGATTTTCTCAAAGTGATGAACACTGTTTGGGTTTACTTTCTCCGAATGCATGGACAGACTGGGATTTCGAGTTTGATTGCTGCTTTCTATAAATGCTCTGATATCGGAGTTACTCTTGGCAGACGGGACAACAATGGCATTTCCCTCCTTTTCCTGAATTGCCATGAGTTCAACGATGGACTTGGTTTCTCCAAAACGAAGGAATTGATGCAGAGAGACCATTTCTTCATCATACGTCATTATATTCCACCGATCAAGTACTTTTCCTGAGGCATCCTATGACACAAGAATTAATATGGATTAAAACTCCTATAGAATATGAATTACTCAATTATTAAAACTGCTAAATATAGTTCTATATTTTCATGCTGGTTAATTTTCCAAATGCACTCTGGTGACAGGAAGCTTGCCTATTGAAGGGGACATATTCAAATGTTGCAGAGTTTTTCTAACATATGTTCGCATGCAGTGTCATTCCCAGTTATCAGTAGGAACTCTTCAAAGAATGCAACCATTATAGCTGTTGCAGTAAACTATggaccaattgaaaacaaaattactCAGTTTTCAAGCATGTTAAATGACTATTAATCCAAAACTCTTGCATCTCCTCTAGATAgtctattttatttgttttagttGGATGGGATCCTTTCAGCTTTCATTCATACTACAGGGAATAAGTTGAAAAAACAAGGTAGAACAAGGCAAAAGTAAAATCAATTCATTTGTATCGCACTGCTATTGTATCTCGATCTGTTCCCTTTATGACTTTGAGCTAGAGCATGATGATTGGTTTTATGCTTCTTCCCAGCTAAAGCAATGTGGTATGGCCATATCCACAAAAGTGAGAAAGAAGTAAAATATGATTTTTATTGGATAAGAACAAGAAGCAGTAGCATGCCATCCAACTCCATGACACTGCATTAAGGTTAGGGATCTTTGACCTCAAATACCTTTTCTTGTCATATTCCCAAATCCTTCATTAATAATGCTTCAATTATATATCCTTCAATTATATTACATAGTCCAAAAATTCCATTGAACTCAATGTAGAATCAATGAATCAATCACTGAAATTCCAGACCCctccaggggagagaattcctcacattcaccaccttctgagtgaaaatatttcacctcAATTCAGTCCTATATGCCTACTTTGAATCTGTGACCCCTAGCTCTGGACTGCTTAGCTAGGAAAGTATCCTGTATCCTTTCCGCATCTGTGAGATTCTCGAAAAGATGTTGTATGCTTCATtgaagtcatctctcattcttctaacctctaaAGAGATCAACCCTGTATAATCTCTTTCCAGGAACCAGACTGATGAATCTTCACTACATTCTCTCAATAGCAAGTAGataaaaattgtacataatatttGATGTGTGGTCTCCCCACGGCCAATATAATTGTCGGAGGCATCTTTAgtattcaaaacctcttgcactaaacAACAACATACTGTTAACCTTCCTAACTGCCTGTTACACCTGCATGTTAGTTTGCAGCTTTTAATATCAATGTTTCCTAATCTCTCACCAATACATGAAATCATGAGAAATAATGACTCCACAGAGCAGGTCTATCCAAAGCACAACTGTGACAATTTTCCAACATATAACTGCAAGTCAAATATACATTGTTAACCTGGTCATGGATTTTGAAGAGATTTTTGAAGCTGTGGAGTTTTACTAAGTTAGAAAGGGTGAAGGGAGTGAAGTTGAGAGTAGAGGGATAAGATGGCTTAAGGCTTCACTGAAGATGGAGCAGCAGCAGGCCGGGAGAAAATATCCATAGCAAGCCAGCATTGAAAGGCCGAAAGTATGCAAGCTGGGGGCCAGGAAAGGACACTGAGGTATGGTGGGGGAGACTTGAAATAAGAAAGAAGGCTTTACAATTGAGTTGCAGCCAAATGAAGTAAACTAATCCTGAGGCAATAGGAAATGAGGCTTTGGACAATTCGAGATAGAAGCAGGGAGAGATGAAATCTCTGCAAGATGGGATTtggaaattggcaaaaaaaaaatgaagtttaatCTAAATCTATTGAGATTTACAACAGTGGGTCTGGTGGCATTGGTCTTGCTCTGATTGTAGCGTTCTTGTTGTTTATCAGCCGTCAATAAGTGGGGTTACTGAGGGATTCAATTCTGCCTGCTGATCCCTTTTACCCTGGGAGGGAGGTGGAACCACAGCCCCTCCTTTCTGAGGCTTAGAAAAAAAAAGGATTGAGGAATCCTCGATCCTTTCTAGAGGATTTTGCAGTTGTTATGGCAGCAATTCTGCTAAGTTTCATCACCATTATGCTGTGAAACCAATAGCACTTTATATAGTAAGCAGAAGTTAGATAGGAAAACTCATACATTGTTTTGTGTGTTTCCTTGTCCATTTATGGGGTGTGTGGTTCCTCAGCCTTGTCCAACACAATCTTTGAAAATCAGCAATCTAACAACGACTTGAGGCACTTACGTACTGCTCTCACTGCAAAATATTCTGGAAATGTTATTGCATGTGTTTTAGATGTTCTAAGCCATAATTATTGTTTAGTGTGTCTGGTCCTACAAAAGATAATTTTATATGCATGGATTACAAATccttcagataaatatttcaaaatacaataCATTTTAAAGTCAGTGCACAAGAATGGAGAGTATTTCTGGAGAATATAACCTGCCCTTAGAGCTCTAAGATTGATGCAAAAAGAAGAAACAGGCATAATGAGTGGATCAGGAAGCTCTTTAGATATGAGATCCAGTCCCAGAGCCAGGAGACTGAGAGCAGGTCAGTGCTTGGATTGACACCTCCAGGACCTGGTGCTGCAAGAGGCTCTGATCAGCGAATGCACCAACACATTTCACCTCCCCAAAAATGCACAACTTTACTCATACACTGCTCCATGCACCATACTTCCACAGGTCACCTGGCAACAGATCTATCAATCAGCATTCCTATCATGTTCCCCACCACACACTCAGCCTTGAAGTCTCATAAAGCACTCTTTGACAATACATTCATTGTCACCTGCCATgttcctcctcctcattctcatGTTCTGCTTGCTGTTGCTCTACGGTGGGCAAACACTGTGCTCTTGTAATAGCCAGATCGTGGACACTTCAGCAGGAAAcagcaaagggggggggggggtcccgctTTAGGGAGTGCTCCAGGCAATGAGGTCCGTGTTTCAGCTCCTGGTAATCTTGTCAGACTTGCTCATCCCCCCCAACACATGGTTAAGGTACCCGCTGCTGCTGCCTGGGATGATCCAGAGAGGTGAGTGGTATGTGACTTTCACCTGCACCGGCTGAGTGCCTAGGTATGGGTTTGTGATTGGGGAATTGCCAGCAGAAGTTGCCAGGTTCCAGTGGTCATTTACTTCAGAACTTTAGCCTCTCAAGAAGACCTTTGGGATAAGGGTTCTGTCTAGGACCTTTCACCAACCTCCTTAGGAAGACTGCCTGATCCCTTCCCCTCATCCTTCCCTGCTCTTAATCTTGTTGGAGCCAGTACGACCTTTGCTTATGCACTTGTACTTTAACCTCCTTAACGGCAATCAAAGTCTGCGGTCACTGAAGAATACCCACCGTTCCATTCCAAGGCAACCCCATACAAACCTGCAAGCATTTGTGATCTCTCTATGGCACCACAGGCAATTGTGGGAATGTTGTACGAGGATAAATCATTATGGGGTTCATTTGCTCATGTAGATTTGATCAAGAAATTGAAATACCTCAGGAAACGTTGTCAGGCACTTTGTCGACATTGTGGAATATTCCTATCAATATTTATACCAGTAAATCTCTGAGCATTTTAACAAACAAGTGTAAGTGTTGTGTCTCTTGACCTCATTGCACACCTTAGAGGAGTTCCCAGGAGAAAGGACTGCTTGGTCATCAGTATCCTGGTCTGGAGGAGGAATGAGAGGGAAAGACACCAGGCCAGGTGTTAGCAGCTGCTGCAGAAGGGAATGGAGGACATCAGATGCACAACGACTTACTGCACACCCCCAAACCTGTGATAATGAGGGGTGATTTCCACAAGAACAGGAGCACTGTTGGCAGCatgaggaagagaagaagcaggaGAGGAGGCTCGGAGGGTGATGGATTCCTTCTCTggacctccttcacctccagggCCACTCCATAAAAcctgcttttcttttcttcccttccctctcactcTCATAGTTTTTCAACTATCCTTGCACCTCCTGGTGTGTCAGAGAGCTTAGTCCGCATCTTCAGTGGAAGTGGGTGATTGCAGCACTCAATTACCAGACCACAGATGTCACCAATTTAACATCACCAGGCAGGTTCAAATTATAGTCATCAGCAATTAGGACCAAAGACTAAACTGTGAGACAAGCATGTCATTTTGGCACTGCACCCATTTAGCACATGATCCCACCCTTTAACCAAATGTGTGTTATGAACTTTATCTCCAGAGGTATGTTTCTCAACTAGTAAAACCTTGAAACAGCAATGAAAGAAAATTTGAACTATGTGTTTGATCTGTTGCACTTGATCAACATTTGTTTCCTGGTTAACTCTCCCTTCTTGGTCATTTCTAGTTCCCGTTTCTTACGCAGTGATTAGCAGCCTCTCCATGAGCTCAAACAGCATTATCAGCTGCTCTAAGTAGAGCCAATCAAATGAAAACACAACATGAAACAATAGATGTAAAGAGGAACATAAGAAGTGAGATACCAAAAATATGTACAACCAATCACATCTAAATTCTCAGCAGATCTCCTACTATATGGTTATGAAGTAACAAATAATATGCTATTTCATAACGGGAATGTTAAACCACacattgaataaaatattaatattatgcTGTTCTAAAGCAGAATTTCCTCTTTGAAAACCACACAGTATAATTAGCAAACAGTGCTATTTATCAGAGTTTAATAGCTTCTGGGCAGAACTACAGTTGATGATGTCACTCAACATTTAATTGCATGTAATTTTTACATTCAGAATTAAATATCTGGCTCTTCTTTGCTctgttttgaaaggaaatgtgctTGTTTTCTGTATTAATGAGGTATTTTCTGTTCATGAACATATTTCTCTGCATCTACGACTGGTTTACTTTGCAGGAAGAAATTGGCCCAAGTTTGTAATTAAGTAAGTAACTTGATGGGCAGAAAAATCATAAACACAGATACTATTTGTAAAGTCAAATTGATGTTGCAGTCAAACTTTCATTGTCATCTTGTCAGGTAGTTGCAAACGTAAtgttgcacacacacacacaggcactcaCACGTGTGGATgcaggcaacacacacacacacggacatgcACGGGAACAcagacatgcacatacacacacatgcacaccacCTGCAGAATAATCCCACTGAGCTaacaatgtatttaattgttattACTTTCCAGTCGCTGAACTTGACACTTGCACGTGTTGAGTAGTATTTACTATTCAGCTCAGTTCCCCAATCCGCCTATTTCATTAGTTTATTTCCCTCTTGTTTGCAGTCCCTTCCAATCTGGTACCTCATAAAACACACAGCCCCTTCCCAGAAACCAGTTGCTCATTGATGCAAGCAATTTGTAATAACAACAAAATTTTGGCAAAGGTTGTTAAATACTaatgttcaaatattttaaattaaagacATAATAATTAGCAGATGGGAAATTATGTTATAAACTGGAAATGTCAGAAACTAAGAAAACAATACCATATTTATATCATTTTTACTCATCTATTATTGATTCTATATACTTAAAATGACCTAAACCTCTTAcagaaaaatgggaaaaattTAACGTAAATTATAAGCTCAACCCAAAATAGGTAAAGATATTTTCTCCACTGCAGTGCCATCAAGTCTGCGCTAATATAAAGTTTCCTCCAATCTTCGACACTCTCGCTCTAATCAAGTAGGATAAAATTTCCTTCGTCTGATACATATTTGATCAGAGTAACAGTTATGGcaaaaatattcagaatttaTTAAAAGCCTTACGTGCACCATGTGATGATTTTAAATATCACTCATGTATTCTAATAAACATTTCTTACATCACTCAATATAAGTAATGCTACACTAGGTACATTGGGACTTAAGTTGACTAATTAATGAGGTTATCTGTATACATCAATTAAGAATCAATGAACCTGCACCTTACTGTTGCTTGTTGAGGGATGTGGATATTTCTGGCCAGACCCCTATGTATTGTCCATCAGTACTTGGCTGAGACTAGATGCTTTGCTAGGCCATTGAAGAGTCAATTTAATGAACACAAGAACTAGATGCATGAGAAGCCATTCGGTTCCTGacccctgctccaccactcatgACTGACCTTTCATCTCAGCAccagtttcctgcactaactccatatcccttgatcacattaatatctaaaaagcaattgatttttttcttgaatataatcaatgactgagcctccaaatccaaagattcattacacaCTGGGCAAAGAAatctctcatctcagtcttgaatttgAGATTTTCATCCCTGGTACCAGATTCCCCAAACAGAAGAACCTTCAACTCTGCAAGTATGCTGTCAAGCCTCGTAAGAATAATACGTTTTAACAAGATCgcttcttgttcttctaaactctatagACCATGGGCCCAGTCTTCTTAAACTCTTTTCagagaatcagtctggtgaatcttggcTCCCTCTGTCACAGGTGTGGCTTCCCTagtgtagggagaccagacctgtacacattattccagatgcagtctcacgaGGCCCCTATATAATTTTAACAAGACATTCCTAGTCTTGTACTCATATCCTTTTGCAGTAAAGCCCAGAAGATCATTGTCTTCCAAATTGCTTTGGTATACTTGCACGTTAACTTTCACTGATTCATGTTCATGAATATCCATGTTTCTCAAAACACCATCATTTTTCAATCTCCAACTATTCCACTTATTTATTTCAACAAAAGTGGCTGAACTTTCTCATTATATTTCACTGGCCACATCCTTGCCCATTCGCTTAGCGTGTCGATAAGCCCCTGGAATATTGTCTCATTCTCAGCCCAGACTGCCACCTAGAGGACTGGAAAACCATGACTCCAGCACCACTATCCAAggaaaggagacagaaagcaCAAAATCATAGGCCAGTTGGACTAACAATGTCAACTGGGAAAATGCTAAAGGTGATAGTGGGACAAGCAGAgtgaacatggttttatgaaagggaaatccagattgacattttttttctggagtactttgaggaggtaacaaacatGCTGGATAAATGGGACCCAGCAGATatagtgtatttggacttccagaaggcattcaataaggtgccacatgactAATTGCACAAGAGGGCACTggattggggataatatattggCATAGAT
Coding sequences:
- the LOC127584001 gene encoding zinc finger protein basonuclin-1-like isoform X2, with protein sequence MLYGTQAIPIRLKILLDRLFSVLKQEEVLQILHSLGWTLQDYIRGYILQDASGKVLDRWNIMTYDEEMVSLHQFLRFGETKSIVELMAIQEKEGNAIVVPSAKSNSDIRAFIESSNQTRNPSLSMHSEKVNPNSVHHFEKIVNNLAFMLPFQFFNPIPMPLLGTSPNSFLLDQSPERPRETKQEIPIPISKSFLISTGADSFQSTEENSQNSQDKINLDLKNDSTNDSSVVTSPSLSVTPNQEFEQAQLPSHTTRVKSMEKPGNLTTKGRVYCSACEKTFYDKGTLKIHYNAVHLKIKHKCTVEGCNMVFSSLRSRNRHSSNPNPRLHMPTMKNNRDKDLRNCSLATVIQVNDKRLDASNCSGTDTRSLTGFDNPRAESNVQSNAQISIASAGHGAAFQNLKTVQPVLPFYRSLVTPAELTIPQAVLPSLPNAAPSIQEQFTTRERIADPVPKKKSRKSSMPVKIEKETMEELEDSESGVSNCDMAAQLRSDNEFKNMKYDMERTESGASYLSDMEEQDPKVQQQDMMTADARANSNGKSGSDPHHLENGDAYVKAKTVIISSFGDEQRESETDTGENLLSKSEGWLQADLLMNNYKEVQHRLINGDFGRALMQQRARSLCFDSPTVNGCTCPQPDTDKGDNQGTSNPNYCYVCKKVFKSSYSVKLHYKNVHLKEMHMCTVGGCNAAFPSRRSRDRHSANINLHHKLLTKGSYETQKNFFTTTPLSKELCEDLLVRTQMGQSPLTLKGKNRNEHFGFSFHTTQEPSSEAQGGDSFYNGTVLDLSTTSSVKSGSSIHSWDSDAGSEEGVPVNSDEGFERADIMVKDKLYQLSAVVEEPIDCLLQSSSTNSPIMCNICQKMYSNKGTFRAHYKTVHLRQLHKCKVLGCNTMFSSVRSRNRHSQNPNLHKDVFCSSSESH
- the LOC127584001 gene encoding zinc finger protein basonuclin-2-like isoform X1, encoding MSEAIRCTLVNCNCECFQAGKINVRQCDHCKHGWVVHALDKLRVNHLYQQSQVEIVQSNVVFDISSLMLYGTQAIPIRLKILLDRLFSVLKQEEVLQILHSLGWTLQDYIRGYILQDASGKVLDRWNIMTYDEEMVSLHQFLRFGETKSIVELMAIQEKEGNAIVVPSAKSNSDIRAFIESSNQTRNPSLSMHSEKVNPNSVHHFEKIVNNLAFMLPFQFFNPIPMPLLGTSPNSFLLDQSPERPRETKQEIPIPISKSFLISTGADSFQSTEENSQNSQDKINLDLKNDSTNDSSVVTSPSLSVTPNQEFEQAQLPSHTTRVKSMEKPGNLTTKGRVYCSACEKTFYDKGTLKIHYNAVHLKIKHKCTVEGCNMVFSSLRSRNRHSSNPNPRLHMPTMKNNRDKDLRNCSLATVIQVNDKRLDASNCSGTDTRSLTGFDNPRAESNVQSNAQISIASAGHGAAFQNLKTVQPVLPFYRSLVTPAELTIPQAVLPSLPNAAPSIQEQFTTRERIADPVPKKKSRKSSMPVKIEKETMEELEDSESGVSNCDMAAQLRSDNEFKNMKYDMERTESGASYLSDMEEQDPKVQQQDMMTADARANSNGKSGSDPHHLENGDAYVKAKTVIISSFGDEQRESETDTGENLLSKSEGWLQADLLMNNYKEVQHRLINGDFGRALMQQRARSLCFDSPTVNGCTCPQPDTDKGDNQGTSNPNYCYVCKKVFKSSYSVKLHYKNVHLKEMHMCTVGGCNAAFPSRRSRDRHSANINLHHKLLTKGSYETQKNFFTTTPLSKELCEDLLVRTQMGQSPLTLKGKNRNEHFGFSFHTTQEPSSEAQGGDSFYNGTVLDLSTTSSVKSGSSIHSWDSDAGSEEGVPVNSDEGFERADIMVKDKLYQLSAVVEEPIDCLLQSSSTNSPIMCNICQKMYSNKGTFRAHYKTVHLRQLHKCKVLGCNTMFSSVRSRNRHSQNPNLHKDVFCSSSESH